In the genome of Leucobacter luti, one region contains:
- the trxB gene encoding thioredoxin-disulfide reductase — MQQIIIIGSGPAGFTAAIYAARAGLKPLLFASSIGIGGELMNTTEVENFPGFPEGIQGPELMQRMQEQAERFGTEVVYDDITEVDFSGDVKRVTAGDGSVHEAQTVIYATGSAYRKIGLADEDRLSGHGVSWCATCDGFFFREKTIAVVGGGDSAMEEATFLTRFASKVYVIHRRNELKASKIMQQRAFDNEKIEFVWDSEVTAIHGETEVTGVTLRNTVDGSERELPLEGLFVAIGNDPRTHLVHGKLDLTAEGTIAVEGRSARTSVAGVFAAGDVTDPSYRQAITAAASGTIAALDAEHYLAAREQEHASALAAV, encoded by the coding sequence ATGCAGCAGATCATCATCATCGGTTCCGGCCCGGCCGGCTTCACCGCAGCCATCTATGCGGCGCGCGCGGGGCTGAAACCGCTCCTGTTCGCGAGCTCGATCGGCATTGGCGGCGAGCTGATGAACACCACCGAGGTCGAGAATTTCCCCGGCTTCCCCGAGGGCATCCAGGGCCCAGAGCTCATGCAGCGGATGCAGGAGCAGGCTGAGCGCTTCGGCACCGAAGTCGTGTATGACGACATCACCGAGGTCGACTTCTCCGGCGACGTCAAGCGTGTCACCGCGGGCGACGGATCTGTGCACGAAGCACAGACCGTGATTTACGCGACAGGCTCCGCCTACCGCAAGATCGGCTTGGCCGACGAGGATCGCTTGTCCGGCCATGGCGTCTCGTGGTGCGCGACCTGCGACGGGTTCTTCTTCCGTGAGAAGACGATCGCCGTTGTCGGCGGCGGCGATTCAGCCATGGAGGAGGCAACGTTCCTCACCCGCTTCGCTTCCAAGGTGTACGTGATCCACCGCCGCAATGAGCTCAAGGCATCGAAGATCATGCAGCAGCGAGCGTTCGACAATGAAAAGATCGAGTTTGTGTGGGACTCCGAAGTCACCGCCATTCACGGCGAAACGGAAGTCACCGGCGTGACCCTGCGCAACACCGTGGACGGAAGTGAGCGCGAGCTTCCCCTCGAGGGCCTGTTCGTCGCGATTGGCAACGATCCGCGCACGCACCTCGTGCACGGCAAGCTGGATCTCACGGCGGAGGGCACGATTGCCGTCGAGGGCCGGAGCGCGCGCACCTCGGTGGCCGGTGTCTTCGCGGCGGGTGACGTCACCGATCCGAGCTACCGGCAGGCGATCACTGCCGCAGCATCAGGCACCATCGCGGCGCTTGATGCCGAGCATTACCTGGCCGCACGCGAGCAAGAGCACGCCTCAGCGCTTGCCGCGGTCTAA
- a CDS encoding R3H domain-containing nucleic acid-binding protein: protein MTQDNDAPTQESSELSLAELEADGDLAADYVEGLLDIADLDGDIDIDVANGRAYVSVTGGDAELERLAGADTVQALQDLTRLAVQAKTGRFSRLIIDVGGSRNARATELKGMVDAAVAQIAAGRDEVELEPMSSYERKLVHDDVAERGYFSESRGEGRDRRLVISRA from the coding sequence GTGACCCAGGACAACGACGCTCCCACCCAGGAATCGAGCGAACTCAGCCTCGCCGAACTCGAAGCTGACGGCGACTTGGCGGCGGACTATGTCGAGGGGCTCCTCGATATTGCCGATCTCGATGGAGATATTGACATTGACGTGGCCAACGGTCGCGCCTATGTGTCTGTCACGGGAGGGGACGCTGAGCTCGAGCGCCTCGCCGGCGCGGACACCGTGCAGGCCCTCCAGGATCTCACTCGTCTCGCGGTGCAGGCCAAGACCGGTCGATTCTCACGTCTCATCATTGATGTCGGCGGCTCGCGAAATGCTCGCGCAACTGAGCTCAAGGGCATGGTTGATGCAGCGGTGGCTCAGATCGCCGCGGGGCGCGATGAGGTCGAGCTCGAGCCCATGTCATCGTATGAGCGCAAACTCGTCCACGACGATGTCGCCGAGCGTGGGTACTTCTCGGAGTCTCGCGGTGAGGGCCGCGATCGCCGCCTCGTTATTAGCCGCGCCTGA
- the rnpA gene encoding ribonuclease P protein component yields the protein MPALRHRVTRGDDYRRVVRSGYRVGGAHCITHAVLRAPGEPARFGFIVSKAVGNAVHRNLVRRRLKTIAERRIAAGLGGVDIVFRALPAIRDTRFADLEAEIGRALDRVERTLQPVAGVR from the coding sequence ATGCCTGCCCTACGGCACCGCGTTACCCGGGGGGATGATTACCGCCGGGTCGTGAGATCCGGATACCGCGTGGGTGGTGCACACTGCATCACCCACGCGGTTTTGCGTGCGCCCGGAGAACCAGCTCGCTTCGGTTTCATCGTGTCCAAGGCAGTGGGAAACGCCGTGCACCGCAATCTCGTGCGGCGCCGGTTGAAGACGATCGCGGAGCGGCGCATTGCCGCCGGTCTTGGGGGCGTCGACATCGTGTTCCGGGCACTCCCCGCGATCCGGGATACTCGCTTCGCGGACCTGGAGGCTGAGATTGGCCGGGCATTGGACCGCGTGGAACGAACGCTGCAACCAGTCGCGGGTGTCCGGTGA
- the trxA gene encoding thioredoxin, producing the protein MNEPVIVDEQTFEKVVLQSEVPVLVDFWAAWCGPCRAVAPILDQIAAEHEGKIIIAKLNVDENPNLAAQYRITSIPAMKVFKDGEEVREIIGAMPKPMIEQHLAGII; encoded by the coding sequence ATGAATGAACCCGTTATTGTCGACGAGCAGACCTTCGAGAAGGTCGTGCTCCAGAGTGAAGTTCCCGTCCTCGTGGATTTCTGGGCTGCCTGGTGCGGTCCGTGCCGCGCCGTTGCGCCGATCCTCGACCAGATCGCTGCCGAGCACGAGGGCAAGATCATCATCGCGAAGTTGAACGTCGATGAGAACCCGAACCTCGCTGCGCAGTACCGCATCACCTCCATCCCCGCGATGAAGGTGTTCAAGGACGGCGAAGAGGTGCGTGAAATCATCGGGGCCATGCCGAAGCCGATGATCGAGCAGCACCTCGCAGGCATTATCTAG
- the rsmG gene encoding 16S rRNA (guanine(527)-N(7))-methyltransferase RsmG has translation MSDASELTLEGEPTAAAEIAGERITVLRAFAADLAERGEELGLIGPVELPRLWTRHLLNSAVLAPLIQSGARVADIGTGGGMPGLVLAIVRPDAQFLLIEPMERRCAWLNEQIDRLELENVEVRRGRAEEFHDAFEVDQVTARAVTALRKLVPITAPLLRDGGEMLFLKGAAIDAEIEAAAKTLRKYRASDVTVEELGVGQLAETTRVFRAKIRSHD, from the coding sequence ATGTCCGATGCAAGCGAGCTGACGCTCGAAGGAGAACCGACGGCCGCCGCAGAAATCGCTGGCGAACGGATCACGGTGCTGCGCGCGTTTGCAGCTGACCTCGCTGAGCGGGGTGAGGAGCTCGGACTGATCGGCCCCGTTGAGCTTCCGCGTCTGTGGACCCGTCACCTGCTGAACAGCGCGGTCCTCGCGCCCCTGATCCAGTCCGGAGCGCGAGTCGCGGATATCGGCACTGGCGGCGGGATGCCGGGCCTCGTGCTCGCGATTGTTCGACCCGATGCGCAGTTCCTGCTCATCGAGCCGATGGAGCGCCGGTGTGCGTGGTTGAACGAACAGATCGACCGCCTTGAACTCGAGAATGTTGAGGTGCGGCGCGGGCGCGCTGAAGAGTTCCACGATGCATTTGAGGTGGATCAGGTGACGGCCCGCGCGGTCACGGCACTGCGTAAGCTCGTACCGATTACGGCTCCCCTGCTCCGAGACGGCGGTGAGATGCTGTTCCTCAAGGGCGCTGCGATTGACGCAGAAATTGAGGCCGCTGCAAAGACGCTGCGCAAGTATCGCGCAAGCGATGTGACGGTTGAAGAGCTCGGGGTTGGGCAGCTGGCTGAAACGACCCGGGTGTTTCGGGCTAAAATCAGAAGTCATGACTGA
- the dnaN gene encoding DNA polymerase III subunit beta — MRFTVNRDVFSEAVSFAVKLLPQRPTQPLLSGALIEAEGELLTVSSFDYEVSARTSVLAEVTEAGRALVSGRLLSEIAQRLPHSDVEVSLLESRVEVRCGSASFSLPAMPVEEYPQVPRVEDVTGAVPADVFSDAIAQVSLAASKDDVTPVITGVQFEISENSLTLTATDRYRVATRGIDWENAGSQGDLTALVPSKIVTEVGKTFSGDGQVKVAIIKDGERELVAFTGGSKTVTSLLIKGNYPPVGRLFPESVDNYAVVNTAELVEAVGRVGLVLEREAALRFSFAEGTVTLEAAGTESAQAVETVDAHLVGDEMVVSLKPQFLLDGLRSTHSEFARIAFTRTDNPGKPGPVLITSQRSKDEVDEESFKYLLQPNLLLR; from the coding sequence ATGCGATTCACCGTTAACCGTGACGTGTTCAGTGAGGCAGTGTCATTTGCGGTGAAGCTCTTGCCACAGCGTCCAACACAGCCCTTGCTGAGTGGCGCTCTCATCGAAGCCGAGGGTGAACTGCTCACCGTGTCGTCTTTTGACTATGAGGTGTCAGCGCGCACGAGCGTTCTTGCGGAGGTGACTGAAGCTGGTCGCGCACTGGTCTCGGGTCGTCTCCTCAGCGAGATCGCGCAGCGGCTCCCGCACTCCGATGTCGAGGTTTCCTTGCTGGAGAGTCGTGTAGAGGTGCGATGTGGCTCGGCATCGTTTAGCCTCCCTGCAATGCCAGTAGAAGAATATCCGCAGGTGCCCCGGGTCGAGGACGTGACTGGTGCTGTTCCCGCCGACGTGTTCTCCGACGCTATCGCTCAGGTCTCCCTGGCAGCTTCAAAAGACGACGTCACTCCGGTTATCACGGGTGTGCAGTTTGAGATCAGCGAGAACTCACTCACCCTGACTGCAACCGATCGATACCGCGTTGCAACTCGCGGTATCGACTGGGAAAATGCCGGATCACAGGGCGATTTGACCGCATTGGTGCCGTCAAAGATCGTGACTGAAGTAGGGAAGACATTCTCCGGCGACGGCCAAGTCAAGGTTGCGATCATCAAGGATGGCGAGCGTGAGCTCGTAGCCTTTACGGGTGGGTCGAAGACCGTTACTTCCCTGCTGATCAAGGGAAACTATCCGCCGGTGGGGCGCTTGTTCCCCGAGAGCGTCGACAATTACGCAGTCGTCAACACGGCGGAACTCGTGGAAGCTGTGGGTCGTGTTGGACTGGTGCTGGAGCGCGAAGCAGCACTTCGTTTCTCCTTTGCTGAGGGAACGGTGACGCTTGAGGCTGCTGGCACCGAGTCCGCGCAAGCCGTTGAAACAGTGGATGCCCACCTTGTCGGGGACGAAATGGTTGTCTCGCTGAAGCCGCAGTTCCTGCTCGATGGGCTACGTTCCACTCATTCGGAATTTGCTCGCATTGCGTTTACGCGCACGGACAACCCTGGGAAGCCGGGTCCGGTGCTGATCACGAGCCAGCGCAGCAAAGACGAAGTGGACGAAGAAAGCTTCAAGTATCTGCTGCAGCCTAACCTGCTGTTGCGCTAA
- the yidD gene encoding membrane protein insertion efficiency factor YidD, producing the protein MRGYRKLISPLYGQVCRYYPSCSRYALEAYQLRGFVVGTALTAWRLLRCNPFTPGGIDDVPTRMQQNFVINSRGFVRPIERKA; encoded by the coding sequence ATGCGGGGATACCGGAAGCTCATCTCCCCGCTCTATGGGCAGGTGTGCAGGTATTATCCATCGTGTTCCCGATACGCTTTGGAGGCGTATCAACTACGCGGCTTCGTTGTCGGGACGGCGCTCACGGCCTGGCGATTGCTCCGGTGCAATCCCTTCACGCCGGGTGGGATCGACGATGTTCCAACCCGAATGCAACAGAACTTTGTGATTAACTCGCGCGGCTTTGTCCGCCCCATCGAGCGAAAGGCCTAA
- the yidC gene encoding membrane protein insertase YidC, protein MDFFETILWPLRWLVELVLAVWHQALTWLGMEPASGLTWVLSIIGLVIVVRSALIPVTVRQIKSQRRMMDLAPEMKKVQDKYKGKKDQFSREAMSRETMALYKRHGTNPFSSCLPILIQMPVFFSLFYVLRHASENKTGIGFMTKPLTQSFNEASIFGAPLKMNFTQGWESGNWTVVILLGVIVILMIASQFFTQLQIMSKNVSDETKNSPMYRQQRILLYIIPFAFLFSGVTFPLALNVYWFTSNIWTMGQQFIVIRNMPTPGSDAWRARQARLKAKGKLTDDEVRALDAQTPTKTEGQRNQPIGKKRAKKKGK, encoded by the coding sequence GTGGATTTCTTCGAGACCATACTCTGGCCGTTGCGCTGGCTCGTCGAGCTAGTGCTGGCGGTTTGGCACCAGGCACTGACCTGGCTCGGGATGGAGCCCGCTTCAGGCCTCACCTGGGTGCTGTCCATCATCGGCCTCGTGATCGTGGTGCGCTCAGCGCTCATTCCGGTGACGGTGCGGCAGATCAAGTCGCAGCGACGCATGATGGATCTCGCGCCCGAGATGAAGAAGGTTCAGGACAAGTACAAGGGCAAGAAGGATCAGTTCTCGCGCGAGGCGATGAGCCGCGAGACGATGGCTCTGTACAAGCGCCATGGGACCAACCCCTTCTCCTCATGCCTTCCGATCTTGATCCAGATGCCAGTGTTCTTCTCACTGTTCTACGTGCTGCGTCACGCATCTGAGAACAAGACGGGTATTGGCTTCATGACGAAGCCACTGACGCAGAGCTTCAATGAGGCAAGCATCTTCGGTGCTCCGCTGAAGATGAACTTCACCCAGGGCTGGGAAAGCGGCAACTGGACCGTCGTGATCCTCCTCGGCGTCATCGTGATTCTCATGATCGCCTCGCAGTTCTTTACGCAGCTCCAGATCATGTCGAAGAACGTCTCTGACGAGACGAAGAACTCCCCGATGTACCGCCAGCAGCGCATCCTGCTCTACATCATCCCCTTCGCTTTCCTCTTCTCGGGCGTGACCTTCCCGCTCGCGCTGAACGTCTACTGGTTTACGTCTAATATCTGGACGATGGGGCAGCAGTTCATCGTGATTCGCAACATGCCGACCCCCGGCAGTGACGCCTGGCGTGCACGCCAGGCCCGCCTGAAGGCCAAGGGGAAGCTGACCGACGATGAGGTCCGCGCACTCGATGCACAGACCCCAACCAAGACTGAGGGCCAGCGCAATCAGCCGATTGGCAAGAAGCGCGCGAAGAAGAAGGGCAAGTGA
- a CDS encoding SRPBCC family protein, producing the protein MTSESRVVSAERLSSASPEVLFELIADPAQQPRWDGNDNLAEAADGQRVHAVGDVFVMTNTGDRVRENRIVEFVEGRKIAWLPSPVGETPPGHLWRWELEPREGGTLVRHTYDWSELHDPRRIERAKQNTAEALLASVDRLVALAEQD; encoded by the coding sequence ATGACTTCTGAATCCCGAGTGGTGTCGGCCGAGCGGCTCAGCTCCGCTTCCCCCGAGGTGCTTTTCGAACTGATCGCCGATCCCGCACAGCAACCGCGGTGGGACGGAAACGACAACCTCGCTGAGGCTGCTGACGGGCAGCGCGTCCATGCCGTGGGAGACGTGTTCGTGATGACCAACACCGGGGACCGCGTGCGCGAGAACCGCATTGTTGAGTTCGTTGAGGGGCGCAAGATTGCATGGCTGCCCTCGCCTGTCGGTGAGACACCACCGGGCCATCTGTGGCGGTGGGAGCTGGAGCCTCGCGAGGGTGGCACGCTCGTGCGGCACACATACGATTGGTCTGAGCTGCACGATCCACGGCGGATCGAGCGCGCCAAGCAGAACACCGCGGAGGCGCTCCTGGCATCGGTGGACCGACTCGTGGCGCTCGCCGAGCAGGACTAG
- a CDS encoding ParB/RepB/Spo0J family partition protein, producing the protein MATKKRGGLGRGIGALIPQAPTTGERPVDVFFPAAGSTAAVAEVVPADDAVTDTNGASTSASASAATSSEEPQLQEVPGARLTRLDLTDITPNRVQPRTEFDEEALAELTHSVREFGVFQPIVVREIEPAPKSGPRFEIIMGERRFRASTRAGLESIPAIIRSTADEHMLRDALLENLHRAQLNPLEEASAYQQLLADFGITQEQLAERIGRSRPQISNTIRLLRLPEAVQARVAAGVLTAGHARAILSNDGDAESMQRLADKIVNEGLSVRAAEAAAAEGPQRKTPKARAGGVQAQLSEIADRLGDRFDTRVAVKLGAKKGQIVIDFATIADLKRILSELGDPGFN; encoded by the coding sequence ATGGCGACGAAGAAGCGAGGCGGCCTCGGCCGGGGTATCGGGGCACTCATCCCGCAGGCGCCCACGACGGGAGAACGCCCGGTTGATGTGTTTTTCCCGGCTGCAGGATCCACCGCAGCAGTCGCAGAGGTGGTGCCGGCAGATGACGCCGTGACGGACACCAACGGTGCGAGCACGAGCGCGAGTGCGAGCGCCGCGACCAGCTCCGAGGAGCCGCAGTTGCAGGAAGTGCCGGGCGCTCGCCTGACCCGGCTTGACCTCACAGACATCACGCCGAACCGGGTGCAGCCGCGCACGGAGTTCGATGAAGAAGCGCTTGCTGAGCTCACACACAGCGTCCGCGAATTCGGCGTCTTTCAGCCGATCGTGGTCCGTGAAATTGAGCCAGCGCCGAAAAGCGGGCCGCGGTTCGAGATCATCATGGGTGAGCGTCGCTTCCGCGCTTCCACTCGCGCGGGTCTCGAGAGCATTCCCGCGATTATTCGCAGCACCGCAGATGAACATATGCTTCGTGACGCGCTGCTCGAGAACCTGCACCGCGCGCAGCTGAATCCACTTGAAGAGGCCTCTGCCTACCAGCAGTTGCTCGCGGACTTTGGGATCACTCAGGAGCAGCTCGCCGAGCGTATTGGCCGCTCGCGGCCGCAGATTTCCAATACGATTCGACTGCTCCGCCTGCCAGAAGCCGTGCAGGCACGGGTGGCTGCTGGCGTGCTGACCGCTGGGCACGCTCGCGCGATCCTCTCGAACGATGGTGATGCCGAGTCAATGCAGCGGCTCGCGGACAAGATCGTAAACGAGGGACTCTCCGTACGCGCAGCAGAGGCGGCAGCTGCTGAGGGCCCTCAGCGCAAGACGCCGAAGGCTCGTGCCGGCGGTGTGCAGGCTCAGCTCAGCGAGATCGCTGATCGCCTCGGCGATCGTTTCGATACGCGGGTTGCAGTGAAATTGGGTGCGAAAAAGGGGCAGATCGTGATCGATTTCGCCACGATCGCCGATCTCAAGCGCATCCTCTCCGAGCTCGGAGATCCTGGCTTCAACTAG
- a CDS encoding ParA family protein: MTESEKSLVGDHLVDKIRRRRKLAETVSPLPSETRVITVSNQKGGVGKTTTTVNLASALARRGARVLVIDLDPQGNASTALGVAHRPEVTSVYDVLLGDSGLEDALQPTSDHDNLWCVPSTIHLAGAEIELVSLVAREQRLRTALHSFLAESEESYHYVFIDCPPSLGLLTVNAFVAADEVLIPIQCEYYALEGLSQLLGNIELIQKHLNPGLSVSTILLTMYDARTNLAQEVAGEVRTHFPEQVLSAVIPRSVRISEAPSYGQTVHAYDGASIGALAYLEAAAEMAERGAAVDTSTERRD, encoded by the coding sequence ATGACTGAATCTGAGAAGTCACTCGTCGGCGATCACCTCGTTGACAAGATCCGGCGACGCCGCAAGCTCGCTGAAACTGTGTCGCCGCTTCCCTCGGAAACGCGGGTGATCACGGTGTCCAACCAGAAGGGCGGGGTGGGAAAGACCACCACCACCGTCAATCTTGCTTCGGCGCTCGCGCGTCGCGGGGCTCGAGTGTTGGTGATCGATCTTGATCCCCAGGGCAACGCCTCGACCGCGCTCGGGGTGGCTCACCGGCCCGAGGTCACGAGCGTCTACGACGTACTCCTCGGGGACAGCGGGCTTGAGGACGCGCTGCAGCCGACGAGTGATCACGACAATCTGTGGTGCGTCCCCTCAACGATTCACCTCGCCGGAGCCGAGATTGAGCTAGTCTCGCTCGTCGCCCGCGAACAGCGGCTGCGCACGGCGCTGCACAGCTTCCTCGCCGAGTCCGAGGAGAGCTACCACTACGTCTTCATCGATTGTCCGCCGTCGCTCGGGTTGCTGACGGTCAACGCCTTCGTCGCCGCAGATGAAGTGCTGATCCCCATCCAGTGCGAGTACTACGCGCTGGAAGGGTTGAGCCAGTTGCTCGGAAATATTGAGCTCATCCAGAAACACTTGAATCCTGGGCTGAGCGTTTCGACGATTCTGCTGACCATGTACGACGCGCGCACCAACCTTGCGCAGGAAGTCGCGGGCGAAGTGCGCACGCACTTCCCCGAGCAGGTTCTCTCCGCAGTGATCCCACGCTCTGTGCGGATTTCGGAGGCACCAAGCTACGGCCAGACGGTGCACGCGTACGATGGCGCTTCGATCGGCGCACTTGCGTATCTTGAAGCGGCCGCGGAGATGGCGGAACGCGGAGCAGCGGTAGACACTTCCACGGAGAGGCGCGACTGA
- the dnaA gene encoding chromosomal replication initiator protein DnaA, with translation MQDPAVGPAVGAQLALALPRGIAAGTLYLAVQLEFTLKLLESRLRPAIMNAIAAIPEAQEIQNFVVIVDEDAHPSLDPEPVQEAPSSPPSPGNSFDDGHFIARSEPTRPVDEPRGRHGGDDPGDSRLNEKYRFDSFVIGQSNRFAHAAAVAVAEAPARAYNPLFIYGDSGLGKTHLLHAIGHYARELFPDVRVRYVSSEDFTNDFINSIANNQGAGFHARYRSVDILLVDDIQFLADKVETQEAFFHTFNTLHDHNKQVVITSDVQPKQLRGFEERMLSRFEWGLLTDIQAPDLETRIAILRKKAQRENLEIDHNILEFIASKFSSNIRELEGTLIRVTAYASLNQQRIDMNLVHTVLKDLITLDADNEVQPSDIISKTAEYFDLSVDDLYGPTRAQQIATARQIAMYLCRELTPLSLPKIGQLFGGRDHTTVMYAHKKISQLIAERRSIYNQVTELTTRIKQGSR, from the coding sequence ATGCAGGATCCGGCGGTCGGACCCGCGGTAGGCGCCCAATTGGCGTTGGCGCTTCCCCGCGGAATTGCGGCTGGGACGCTCTACCTCGCTGTGCAGCTAGAGTTCACGCTCAAGCTGCTCGAGAGCCGGTTGCGCCCGGCCATCATGAACGCGATCGCTGCGATCCCCGAGGCACAGGAGATCCAGAATTTCGTTGTGATCGTCGATGAGGATGCGCACCCCTCCCTCGATCCAGAGCCGGTGCAGGAAGCTCCATCGTCACCGCCGTCCCCCGGCAACAGTTTCGATGATGGGCACTTCATCGCACGTTCCGAGCCCACGCGGCCCGTGGATGAACCGCGTGGCCGTCACGGAGGAGACGACCCGGGCGATAGCCGACTCAATGAGAAGTACCGGTTCGATAGTTTTGTGATCGGCCAGTCAAACCGCTTCGCCCACGCCGCGGCCGTTGCGGTGGCAGAGGCACCAGCCCGTGCCTACAACCCGCTGTTCATCTACGGTGATTCAGGGTTGGGCAAGACGCACTTGTTGCACGCAATCGGCCACTACGCCCGTGAGCTCTTTCCCGATGTTCGCGTGCGCTATGTCAGCTCCGAGGATTTCACCAACGACTTCATCAACTCGATTGCGAACAATCAGGGCGCGGGCTTCCACGCCAGGTACCGCAGTGTCGACATTTTGCTGGTTGACGACATCCAGTTCCTGGCCGACAAAGTGGAGACTCAAGAGGCGTTCTTCCACACGTTCAACACGCTCCACGACCACAACAAGCAGGTCGTGATCACCAGTGACGTGCAGCCGAAGCAGTTGCGTGGATTTGAAGAGCGCATGCTGTCCCGATTCGAATGGGGCTTGCTGACTGATATTCAGGCTCCCGACCTTGAGACTCGAATTGCGATCCTCCGCAAGAAGGCGCAACGCGAGAACCTTGAAATCGACCACAACATCCTCGAGTTCATTGCAAGTAAGTTCTCATCGAATATCCGCGAGCTCGAGGGCACGTTGATCCGCGTGACGGCATACGCAAGCCTGAATCAGCAACGCATCGACATGAACCTTGTCCACACAGTGCTCAAGGACCTCATCACACTCGACGCCGACAATGAAGTGCAGCCCTCGGACATCATCAGCAAGACTGCCGAGTACTTCGATCTCTCTGTGGATGATCTCTATGGTCCGACGCGCGCACAACAAATTGCAACAGCACGGCAGATTGCTATGTACCTCTGCCGCGAGCTGACCCCACTGTCACTCCCCAAGATCGGACAGCTGTTCGGCGGGCGCGACCACACCACGGTGATGTACGCGCACAAGAAGATTTCCCAGCTCATTGCTGAACGTCGATCGATCTATAACCAGGTCACCGAACTGACGACGCGCATCAAACAGGGCTCCCGCTAA